In the genome of Arthrobacter sp. PAMC25284, the window GCTCGCCGCCGCGGGTGGTCTCGATGTTCCGGATCCCGAGGTAGACCAGCTTGATCGCGGCCTCGTCGGAGGGAAATGAGCCTCTGGTTTTGGTGATCTTCCGTAGTTGGTAGTTGATCGATTCGATCTGGTTCGTGGTGTAGATGACTTTGCGGATCTCCGGGGTGAAGGCCAGGAACGGGGTGAAGTCCTCCCAAGCGTTCCGCCACGCCAGCACCGCCCCGGGAGCTGTGCTCTGCCAGGTCTCCGCGAAGGCCTCCATCGCCAGCCCGGCGGCCTGCACGGTCGGTGCGGTGTAGATCGGGCGCATGTCCCGGGCCATGGCTTTGCGGGCGCCGTAGGAGGCGTATTTCATGGCCGAGCGCAGCAGGTGCACGACGCAGGTCTGCACCACGGTCTGCGGGTAGATGCTGTTCACCGCTGCCGGCAGCCCGGTGAGCCCGTCACAGCACAGGATCAGGATGTCGATCGCTCCGCGGTTACGGATTTCGGTCAGCACGTTGGCCCAGAACTTCGCTCCTTCGCTGGTGCCCAGCCACAGGCCCAGGACCTGCTTGCGGCCCTCCACGTCCACGCCGACGGCCACGTGGCAGGCCTTGTTCACCACGACGCCGCCGTCGCGGATTTTCAGCCAGATAGCGTCGATATGGACGATCGGATACACCGATTCGAGCGGCCGGTTCTGCCACTGGGCGACCTCGTCGGCGATCACGTCGGTCACCCTCGAAATTGTCGCGGCTGAGACCTTGGTCCCATAGATCTCATCGAGGTGGGAGCCGATGTCCCGGGTGCTCATTCCCCGGGAGTACAGGGACAGGATCATGTCCTCAACCTTGCCCAGCCGGCGGGGCCCGTTTGGGCACGATGACGGGCTCGAAGGAGCTGTTCCGGTCCCGCGGCACGGTGACTTGCACCGGTCCCTGGAGAGTCTGAACGCTCTTGGTGGTCTTGCCGTTGCGGGAGTTGCCCGTGCCCTGCCCTGCGGGATCTCCGGACTCGTAGCCGAGGTGGTCACTCATCTCGGTTTCCAGCGCCCGTTCCAGGACCGCCCGGGTCATTCGGGAGAGGAGCTCCTCAACACCGTTGCGGCCCTCTCCGAGGTCCTCCGCAGCCGTGACGAGCGCATCGATCTGGTCGGCGCTCAAAACGCCTTCTAGGGGGTTGGTGGTCGTACTGATTTCGGCCAAGGGGGCCCGTCCTTTCAGGGGTGAAACCGCAGGTCACACCCTAGTTAGAGACCGGACCCTTACACACTCAATGAAACACCCTCAGCTCACGACGCAGTGATGATGGGCTTTGCCGGCATCGATACCGGCCCACAATTTCGCCAAAACAGCCTCCAGTCTGTCGTACGGGTGGATCCCGGCAGATAACCGCGCCGTCGTGTCCTTATCCGGCGATCATGTCGCGTCTCTCAATCAGCGGTCGGGTCATCGCGGAGAGTGCGGGCGGCCAATCCTTCGGAGCCGTCACGGAAATCCGTCCGGCCACAGCAACAAAGCCATACCCGCCTCCCCCGGGTAGCCACGACCCTACAACGGCCACGGAAAACTACCCGTCAACAACATAAGGACAGCAACACAAAAACATCGCAGACGAAAGAAAAGGACCAGGGCATCCGGAGCCCTGCGACGGAGACACTGGACCCAACAGCCGGCCGCGCCAGCGGACGCCCAAATAGGGGTGAGCGCTGCGAGCATGCCCTTCCTCCTAAGTAGGGTGAGGCCATGAGTGATCAGCCACCGCATTCCGGCCGCCCACACCGTGCGCCGCACGGTGCTGGGATGGAGTCTCCGCGGATCCTGAGATTCCTGGCCGTGATATTCACGGTCGCCGCAGCAGGATCGCTGGTGCTGGTGGGCGTCGATCTCGTCATCGGCCGGCCGTCGGCGGGCGATATCTTCATCACCGTTCTGAATGCCCTGGCAGCTTTCCTGTTGTGGCGCAAGGTTTCCGAACAAGCACGGACATGAGGAAAGGGCAGGCCCGGCCGGACAGGCGGCCATGGGTGCACGCGTGGGTTGACTGCTCGGGCCCCCGACCGGCTACGATCAGTGGTCTTGTACGGAGAAAAACCCGGCCCCATGTACGGCAAAAACAGGGTTTTACCGGCCGGAGCGAAGCGCAGGCCCGCTTCCCTGGGTGGAGCGCAGCGGAAACCGAGTTTGGTCCCCGGGGTTGTGCCCATTGTGGTCAGGTGGAGCCCTCAGAACAGCTCAAAGCTGTCCACACTGTGCACAACCCCGGGCTGGCCCTGGGGGAACTGACTGCGGGACTGCCTGTGGGCAGTCGCTCTCGCCCGGACCGGTGAGGCAACCCCTAATATTGTCTTGCAATACTCCTATTTTTGTGAGACAATATTCATATGGCGATCAGGTGGGCGGATAGCGCAGAAAAGCATGGAATTGCCCGTGAGGATGCGTTGAATGCGATCCTGAACCAGATCTACCACGTTGAGCAGTTCGATGAGCCGCGTGTGGAATCGGGCGTACGTCCGGATCTGTTTATCGGCCCTTCCCGGGACCGCCGGATGATTCTCGAAGTCATGGCGGTCATTACACCGCCCAACGACATCCTGGTCTTCCACGTGATGGAGGCGAGGCGGAAGATACTCGACATTGCCGAGAGAGGAACAACGGAATGAGTGAGAAGAAGGCCAAGGGCGGCCAGGACCTGAGCCTGGAGGAACAGGCCCGCTTCCATGCCTTGGGGGAATGGGCGGAGACCGCCGATATCGGCCCGGACGCCCGCATCAGCAAGGCGTCCGGGCCAGGTGCCGGCCGCGCCCTCCTGGAAGCAGCCCTGGGTTCCCCCGAGGCGGTAAAAAGAGCCGTGGGCAAGCCGTCCCTGAGCAGCAAGGGAACGTCCCCGTCCCGGACCATCCGGCTCCCGAAGGACATGGACGCGCAACTGCTCGCCCGGTCCGAAATGGAGCACCGCAAGCCCAGCGAAATCCTCCGAGAAGCGCTGGCCCAATACCTTGCCAAAGCCTCCTGACGGCAGGCAGGTGATTGACGTGTACCCCTCAAGGGTCCCGACAGCCTTGACTGCAGCCCTGATCTAATTCGCGCCGGTTCCTGGATGTACGACGAGACGGATCTAAATCCTTTTGGCTACCGGGCATTCTTCGTCTCCGGGGAAACGCGCTGGAGCAGGGCGTTGTGTACCTGTTCAAGGGTGGTGGCGCGCACTTCGGCCGTCGCCAGCTTCCGGGAAGCGTCCGCGGCCTCCTTGGCAGCAGCCCGCTCGGACTCCCGTGAATCCTCCAGCTGCTTACCGATCACGGCAAGCTGGCGCTCCAACGCGTCCCGCTGCGCCTGAAGGCGTTCAAGTTCCTCGGCATGCCCCGCCGCGGCGGCATCCTTCTCGGCGCTGGCCTGGTCCAGGTCGGCGACGAGCTCGGCGATCTCAAGATCCTTGTCTTTTCGTTCCTGCGCCCAGGCTGCCTCCGCGGCCGCGTGGCGTTCAGCGGCCAGGGCGGATGCTTCTGCCCAGCAGGCACCGGCCAGGCGTGCCGCCTGCTCCAGCAGAGTCGGCGGCGCGGCTGCGACCTTCCCGCCCGCGGCCTGCTTTTCCTCGGTCCATTCCTTCAGATACCGGGTGGCGTCGGCGTTGCTCACGCCGGCCGCCGCGCGGACCGTCGACACGGTGGGCCGGCGCTCGGCACTGATCTGCTCGGCCGCGGCATAGACGCGGTCTTTCACGCTCAACGTCATCAAAAAGCACCTCTCCAATCCATCAGAAGTAGTAGGAGTAGTATTGATACTACTCCTACTACTACCCATTTTTGGCTCCGTATAGCGCCGGTTCGGATGACGCCGCCACCGGTCCCGGCTGAAATAGCTGCGACCTACGACGGGCCGGCAGCGCAAAGCTTGGACCACGCGAAACTTGAATGACGCCTCGCCGGCCTCAACGACGCCGAGAACGGGTCCTGTGACGGGTGCCAGCCAAGGGGGCGTCGTCGGAGCTTCCGTGGAGGCCCTGGTGCCAGCAGGCGCACGAAAGAAGCCGCCAGTCATGGGGGACGACTGACGGCTTCCGCTTCCTAGGGCGTCACGCTTCGGCGGACTCGTCGCGCACAGGAGTCCACGAGATATACACGGTCCCTGAGTCCTTTCCCCGCAGCTCGGCCCGCTCGTCCACCGCATCCTCGTGCTCCAGCAGATATGCCGCGATCATCCGGTCGGCTATCGCCGACCCCTGGTACTGGTCCTGGGCTGACACACGGCCCAGAAAGACCCAGTCCTCAACACCGACAAGTTTCAGGAACGCATTGAATAACATCCTGAACCCAAGCTACGAGGACGGGACTGCCCAACCAGAAGACGCATCATCAGTTGACTTCCCACTCGGCCGTCTTGGCCTGCTCCAGCTCGACAAACCTGGCGGCCATTGTCGCGTTGCCTCGTGTGAGCTTCCTAATCGTGAGGTCTTCGGCCTTGGCGTTCGCAAGCCGCAGGTTGTTGGCCGACTTGTGCAGCGCCTCTTTCGTCTTCTCCAAGTCTTTGATCGCTTCGTCGATGCGCTTGATCGCCTCCACGAAACCGTCGGAGGCGAGCCGCCAGTTGCGGCCGAACGCGTCCTTGAAGTCATCGATCTGCTGCTCGAAGTTCGTGATATCGAGGTTCTGCGCCTTAACCAGCGCGAGCTCGGTCTTGTACTTGAGCGAGTTCATCGCGGCGTTCCGCAGCAGCGCGATCAACTGGATGAAGAACTGCGGCCGGATGACGTACATTTTCGGATAGCGGTGAGAGACGTCAACGATCCCAGTGTTGTAGAGCTCGCTGTCGGGCTCGAGCAGTGAGACCAGCACGGCGTACTCGCACCCCTTCTCGGTGCGGTCTTTGTCCAGCTCCTTCAGGAAATCTTCGTTCTTGTGCTTTGTCGCGGTGCCGTCGTTCTCGTTCTTCATCTCGAACATGATCGAGACAATCTCAGTACCAGCACTATCGGAGTCGCGGAATATATAGTCGCCCTTGCTACCGGCCCGGGCATCGTTGTCCTTCTCGAAATAGGAGAGTGGGAAGGCTGTGGCACGGATGCGGTTGAACTCGATTTCGCAGTGCTGTTCAAGAGTTTCACCGACCATCTTGGTCGACAGCTTCGCCTTCAGGTCCCGCAGTCGCTCAATCTGTTCTTCACGGTCCTTGATCTGGGTTTCGTACTTGTCCTTCAGAGACGCCTCCCCGAGCTGCTTCGCAAGCTCGGCTCGTTCGAGACCACTCTTGAATTCGTCCCGCTCCTTTTCGACGGTGCTGACTGCCTCGGTGATCGCAAGTCTCTGCACGATCTCAATAGCCTCGAGCTTCGCCGTGAGGTCTTGGATCGCGGTGTCCTTCGTCGAGGCGGCCTTCTGAAGTTCGTTGACGAGCTTCGCTTCGGCCAGCTCCGCCGATGACTGTTTCTCCTGCTTCGTCTGTTCGAGCTCGTTCACGAGCGCGTCGCGCTCCTTTTCGACGGCACTCAGCGCCTCTGCTACAGCGAGCTTCTGTGTGACCTCACGGGCATCGAGCTTCGCCTTCAGCTCCTGGATCGCGGCATCCTTGGCCGCCGCAGTCTTCTGAAGTTCACTGGCGGCCTTCGTCTCCGCGAGTTCGAGAGCCGTGGCCTTGTCTTGCTCGGCCAGCTCGAGCCGCTCGTGGAGCTGCTGTTCGAACTCGGCATCGCGAACCTGCTTGACGATGTCGGCGTAGCCGGCCTCATCGATAGTGAATGTCTGTCCGCAGTGCGGGCACTTGATTTCATGCATAGCTGGAACCCCAATCAGGCTATGTCGGCCTCGAACGGCCGCACTTGTGTGCCCCTCTGGTCTTTCAGAGGGAGAAGAATTGTCGAGATACGCCGGTCTCCGGCGTGGCGGCATGCGAACCGACCGCCGAAGCGAACAGCAGCGTGCTGGGCTTGTTACGGCGCGGCGCAGAGTTGCCCGTAAGTCATTGACCCCCAAACTATCCCCCAGGGTGGCACCGTTGCGCCTTGCGTTCGCGCGGCCGGAGTCCTCCCGAGAGATGTCTAACAGTTGATGTACATGTCTGTCGAGA includes:
- a CDS encoding ribbon-helix-helix protein, CopG family, giving the protein MSEKKAKGGQDLSLEEQARFHALGEWAETADIGPDARISKASGPGAGRALLEAALGSPEAVKRAVGKPSLSSKGTSPSRTIRLPKDMDAQLLARSEMEHRKPSEILREALAQYLAKAS
- a CDS encoding DNA-binding protein gives rise to the protein MTLSVKDRVYAAAEQISAERRPTVSTVRAAAGVSNADATRYLKEWTEEKQAAGGKVAAAPPTLLEQAARLAGACWAEASALAAERHAAAEAAWAQERKDKDLEIAELVADLDQASAEKDAAAAGHAEELERLQAQRDALERQLAVIGKQLEDSRESERAAAKEAADASRKLATAEVRATTLEQVHNALLQRVSPETKNAR
- a CDS encoding DUF2130 domain-containing protein, with translation MHEIKCPHCGQTFTIDEAGYADIVKQVRDAEFEQQLHERLELAEQDKATALELAETKAASELQKTAAAKDAAIQELKAKLDAREVTQKLAVAEALSAVEKERDALVNELEQTKQEKQSSAELAEAKLVNELQKAASTKDTAIQDLTAKLEAIEIVQRLAITEAVSTVEKERDEFKSGLERAELAKQLGEASLKDKYETQIKDREEQIERLRDLKAKLSTKMVGETLEQHCEIEFNRIRATAFPLSYFEKDNDARAGSKGDYIFRDSDSAGTEIVSIMFEMKNENDGTATKHKNEDFLKELDKDRTEKGCEYAVLVSLLEPDSELYNTGIVDVSHRYPKMYVIRPQFFIQLIALLRNAAMNSLKYKTELALVKAQNLDITNFEQQIDDFKDAFGRNWRLASDGFVEAIKRIDEAIKDLEKTKEALHKSANNLRLANAKAEDLTIRKLTRGNATMAARFVELEQAKTAEWEVN